Genomic segment of Dactylococcopsis salina PCC 8305:
CTTGATTTGAGTGAGTGATCAAACTGATGAAGATAAAATGATTGAACGATTGACCATTCATAAAAACTTGATTGGATGGGTCATCGAGCAATTAGAAGCAGAAGGAATTAAATGTGAAAGAACTACTGGCAACGATCCTAAAGGGGATATTCTCTATTTTAATCCAGAAGATGAGCGGAGAGTTAAAGAAATAGTCCGAGAAATTAATCAAAAGTAAAACTTATGAAGTATGGAGAATTGAGGTTATGCCGTATATTGAAATTAAGGCTCGTAAACAAATTGGTTCAAAGCTGGCACAACAAATAATACTTAAAGGAGAAGTTAGTGCTGTTTTAACCACTGGCAAAATATTTAAGCCAGCTAAAAAATTATTTGATGAAGCTGGGATTGCTTGGGCAGAAAATATTGATGAAAAACAGTTTTTATAATCAAAAGTAGAGGAGATAAAGTAATGACATTAGATATTGCATTTTATAAAGAAAATACTGTTCCTGAATCGGAAGTGATGATCGCGCTATCTCAAGAGTTATATGAAAACCTAATTAAATCAGATTTTGTAGAAATTGGCAAAACTCTGAAAAAGACCATTAAAAGTGATGATGAAGAAGTAGAAATTGAAGTTATCGACTTAGATAAAGGAAAAATTACTAATCGACAAAGGTTAATAGATTTTTTTAAGGAAGAAATTGTCGAGGAAACCAAAACAATGTTAGAAAAGTTAGGAGATTCTCCTTCAAAAGAAGAATACGATCAGTACAGTAGCAATCTCAGAAAATTGCATGAAATCCTAAAACACTTAGAAGATTCTCAATATCAATATCTGGCAAAAACTCCTTAATCATTGTTTTGGTGAGCATTGCCATACTACATCAGGAATCACGCTATCAGTTGCTGAGAAAATGATAGCAGGCGCGATCGCGTGTGGTCATTTTACAATCCTTGACTATGGAACGGTTGAACTCTTTACCTTCTTTCCGAGTGATGAACCTGATCAACGAGAGAATGAGTTTTTGAAATTTTTAGAAGAGTAGGGTGGGCAAGGCAAACCCTACTAGAGGCTTTAGTAGGGTGGGCAAGGCAAACCCTACGACAATGTAGTCCTTCTCTTTTAAAGTGGTATTAGTTGGTCTGGAACAGGTGCTATCTTTGGTCAGTTAGCAGTTAGGATCAAGCGATCGGCGCTATAATTATACAGAGTATAACTAAAGGAGAGGTGATGAATGAAAATTCAGTTGAGAAAGTGGGGAAATAGTCTTGGCTTGAGAGTTCCGCAGAAAATTGCCCAAAAATATGGTCTGGATGAAAACTCGCTGGTGGAATTGACTGAAACTTCAGAAGGAATCATGATTCAGAAAAGAAATCGGGTTTCTAGTCTTGATGAATTACTATCTAGCATTCCTGATGATTTTGTATATCCCGAAGATATTAGAGAGTTTAACGAAAGTGGTTCTGTTGGCGAGGAACTAATCTAGAGTGTAACTTATGGATATCGAACGGGGGGAAGTGATTCGGGTTAATCTTAATCCGATTAGTGGTCGCGAACAATCGGGAAATGCTCGTCCCTGTTTAGTTATCAGTCACACTCGGTATAATAAAGCTCGTAGCGGAATTGTCATTGTTACTCCGATTACGAGAACAGTTAAACCCGAAGTGAAAATTATGATTCCGATTCCAGAGGGGTTTCAGGTTCAGGGGTCAGTCATCGCAGAACAGGTGAGGTCACTTGACTTAAATACTCGTTGGTGGAAAACAACAGGAGAAGTTTTACCCAAACCTTTTGTTGATGAAGTCGTGGAAACTTTAAATCTGATTATTGGAAGTTAACGGTTAAGGAAACAATGGGCTTTGATTACGAAACCTGGGAATCTATTCAGCAACATCGAGAATGGTTAGGGATATAGCAATCCCAAATGAATTGTAAATTAATCCCCCCTAACCCCCCAATGATCGGGGGGAACGGTTTATCAACTTTTTACAAATGAATTAGAACTGCTATATGTCAAATGGCTACTACTTCACAATATAATTTATGTTAGGTTTCCCGCTTACTATTAGGTTCTGTCTGTTTGTAGTCCATTGAACCCACGTCAACTATTATGGTTTACCAAACTCCAAAACAATCTACTCAACTGCAAAACATTTTACAAAAATTACGAGCCTATCTTCCCGAAATAAAAGACCAATATCAAATTAAAACAATGGGTGTTTTTGGGTCTTATGTACGAGGTGAAGAAGATGATCATAGCGATATTGATGTTTTAGTCGAATTTAATCAGGATATTGAGTTTGGGTTGTTAACATTTTGTCATCTAGAAAATCAATTGAGTGAAAAGCTGGGTCGAAGAGTTGATTTAGTAACGAAAGATGGACTCAAACCGCGCTTAGGAGAAGATATCCTGAAGGAAGTTGTTTATTTATGAGTAATCGCAAAGTAGAAGACTACTTACAAGATATCATTGATGCAATTAATGCCACTGAACAATTTATTCTTGGCTTTGACTTTACTACCTTTTAAATAAATAACTCTCTAACAACACAACTAAATTCAGGTAAGAGGGGACTGGTTAAGGTATCTTTTGGAAGTAGGGTAACAGTTAATTCTAAAACGGCTTGTTCGCGCCGATAAATTTTAATTTGTTGTTGCTGATAATCTAAAATCCAGTATTCTTGTACCCCTTGGCTGGAGTAGAGTTTTCGTTTTAATTCTAGATCGCGCTGTTTATCTTTCGCCCCTTTGGATAACACTTCTATTACTAATTCTGGTGCGTCTGTTAGGTGTCCAGACTGATCTAAGCATTCTTCTAAACGCTGGTTACTCGCCCATACTACATCAGGAATCACACTATCAGTTGCTGAGAAAATGATACCAGGCGCAACGGCACTGCGACCTAAACCTGTTTTCCGTGACCAATCTTTCAGCACAGAATAAACATTCCCTGAAACTTCTTGATGTTTCCAGTGAGGCGCACGAGTCACAAAAAGTTCTCCATTAATGATTTCATAGCGTTTCCCATCTTCTGGAAACAGTTCTAAGTCGGCAACATTCCAGACTATTCCCTCGCTTGTTATCATTTTACAATCCTTGACTCATGCTTCTTTTAATCATTTTAACTTTGCCGTGCCAACGTCTAATATCAAGTTCGGGGAATTGCTTATGATTGGTGTTGGGTTTTGCTTCGCTCGTTTCAGTGATCAGTGACCAGTGATCACTGACCAATGATCAGTGAATTAATAATCTAAGTAGTCAATTTGTAGCACTAATTGTTCACGCATGGTATTAGTAATTAAGTTGGAAAACTACTGGTCACTGGTCACTGCTTAACTGGTCACTGATTGGTGTTGGGTTTCGCTTCGCTTCACCCAACCTACTTTCTTGGTGTTGGGTTTTGCTTGGCTCTATCCAACCTACTTTTTGTTATTGATTAAGCGAACCTGATCTAAAGCATCGTAGGATAGAAGAATAAGGAATCTATTGGTAAGGCGTAATGAGTGAAACCTTAAAAAATGTTGCTGAGTTACGGCGGAATTACACCCGTGCGGGTTTAAATGAAACGGAGGCTGATCCTAATCCGTTTCGACAGTTTCAAGTTTGGTTTGAGCAAGCACTATCTGCTGAACTACCGGAACCAAATGCGATGACTCTCGCCACCGCAACACCAGATGGTAAACCTTCAGCGCGAATCGTTCTCCTCAAAGGATTCGATGAGAAGGGTTTTGTTTTTTATACGAACTACAATAGTCGCAAGGGAGAACAACTGGCAAACAATTCTTATGCAGCGTTAGTGTTTTGGTGGGCGGAGTTGGAACGTCAGGTGCGTTTAGAAGGACAAGTGGAAAAGGTATCCACTGAGGAATCTACTGCTTATTTTGAGAGTCGCCCTTTTGGATCAAGATTAGGTGCCTGGGCTTCTCCTCAAAGTCAGGTGATTGCTTCTCGTACTGTTTTGGAAGAGAAGTTGGCAGCATTGGAACAACAGTATCAACAGGAAACTGTGCCGAAACCAGCGCATTGGGGTGGTTATTGTTTGAAACCAACGGAATTTGAGTTTTGGCAGGGAAGACCGAATCGCCTACATGACCGTTTGCGCTATCGTCAACAGGAGGATGAAGGTTGGATTCGGGAAAGATTAGCTCCCTAATCGGTAAACATGATACAAAAGACTGGGAGTGGAAGGGTTATGATGGAATTAGATGTTAAGTTTAGTTGCATTTGATAGCAATTGTTAGAAAAAACTGCTTATTTACTGGTTTATCACGGAAGCCGTGACCCACGTCCTCAACAGGAAATGGCTTGGTTAGGTGCGGCAGTGCAAGACAAGCTGGCGGCGCGATCGATGCGGGTGAGGCAAAATTCCGAACGCACTGCTGTGTTGACGAAACCCCCAAAACCCCTGGTTTATACGGCAGCGTTGGAGTTAGCTCCTTTGTCTCTCGAAGAGACGATCGCGCAATTAGCGCCGCAATTGGAGGCAGATGGAATTAACCACTTACAAATTATACCGTTGTTTTTGTTACCTGGGGTTCACGTGCGAGAAGATATCCCCGCAGCGGTGGCAAATGCAAAGCTGATGGTAGGGGAAGCGGTGGCGATGACCATTTCCCCATACTTGGGAGAATCGCCTCTTTTAGGGCAAAAACTAGAGGCTTCTTTCTCGGACGATCGCAAACCATCCGCTAAAATAATAATTTCACACGGGAGTCGGCGATCGGGTGGCAATGCCACGATCGAGGCTTTGGGAAAACAATTGGGAGTCAATACGGCTTACTGGTCAGTTTCTCCCACGCTTTCTGAGACAGTCAAAGTTTTGATTGAAAAAGGGGAATCAAACATCGAGATCATTCCCTATTTCCTCTTTCCTGGAGGGATTACTGATGCGATCGCGCAACAAGTCCAATCCTTAGAAAGTGAGTTTCCTACAGTGGAATTTAAGCTCGGAAACCCCTTATCCAGTCGCCTCTCCCTTACTGATCTAATCATTAACGAAATTACTCTATGACCCATCAAAATCCCCTTGGTAAAGTCTATTTAGTTGGCGCTGGCCCCGGTGATCCTGGATTATTCACATTAAAAGGAAAAACCTTACTCGAACACGCTGATGTTGTGGTTTATGATGCTTTAGTAAGTGATGCTATCCTGGCCATGATTAATCCTGAAGCAGAAAAAATCAACGCGGGAAAACGGCGGGGACGACATTCCAGGTTACAAGGGGAAACGACTCAATTACTCGTCGAAAAAGCACAAAACAGCGCGATCGTGGTGCGCTTAAAAGGGGGTGATCCCTTCGTCTTTGGTCGCGGTGGTGAAGAAATGGGAGACCTAGTCGCTGCCAGTGTTCCAGTGGAAGTTGTGCCAGGGATTACCGCAGGAATTGCCGCCCCAGCTTATGCGGGAATCCCTCTGACTCACCGCAATCTCAGTTCTTCAGTTACATTTGTGACGGGACATGAAGCAGTAGGAAAATATCGTCCGCAAGTCAATTGGCGCGCGATCG
This window contains:
- the cobA gene encoding uroporphyrinogen-III C-methyltransferase — its product is MTHQNPLGKVYLVGAGPGDPGLFTLKGKTLLEHADVVVYDALVSDAILAMINPEAEKINAGKRRGRHSRLQGETTQLLVEKAQNSAIVVRLKGGDPFVFGRGGEEMGDLVAASVPVEVVPGITAGIAAPAYAGIPLTHRNLSSSVTFVTGHEAVGKYRPQVNWRAIAHGSETIVIYMGVHNLDHIIQELKSAGLSGETSIALVRWGTCPEQQELIGSLDTIIEQMNQENFTAPAVAVIGGVVNLHSLLNHCRPLLVN
- a CDS encoding sirohydrochlorin chelatase, encoding MLEKTAYLLVYHGSRDPRPQQEMAWLGAAVQDKLAARSMRVRQNSERTAVLTKPPKPLVYTAALELAPLSLEETIAQLAPQLEADGINHLQIIPLFLLPGVHVREDIPAAVANAKLMVGEAVAMTISPYLGESPLLGQKLEASFSDDRKPSAKIIISHGSRRSGGNATIEALGKQLGVNTAYWSVSPTLSETVKVLIEKGESNIEIIPYFLFPGGITDAIAQQVQSLESEFPTVEFKLGNPLSSRLSLTDLIINEITL
- a CDS encoding AbrB/MazE/SpoVT family DNA-binding domain-containing protein, whose amino-acid sequence is MKIQLRKWGNSLGLRVPQKIAQKYGLDENSLVELTETSEGIMIQKRNRVSSLDELLSSIPDDFVYPEDIREFNESGSVGEELI
- the pdxH gene encoding pyridoxamine 5'-phosphate oxidase; protein product: MSETLKNVAELRRNYTRAGLNETEADPNPFRQFQVWFEQALSAELPEPNAMTLATATPDGKPSARIVLLKGFDEKGFVFYTNYNSRKGEQLANNSYAALVFWWAELERQVRLEGQVEKVSTEESTAYFESRPFGSRLGAWASPQSQVIASRTVLEEKLAALEQQYQQETVPKPAHWGGYCLKPTEFEFWQGRPNRLHDRLRYRQQEDEGWIRERLAP
- a CDS encoding type II toxin-antitoxin system PemK/MazF family toxin produces the protein MDIERGEVIRVNLNPISGREQSGNARPCLVISHTRYNKARSGIVIVTPITRTVKPEVKIMIPIPEGFQVQGSVIAEQVRSLDLNTRWWKTTGEVLPKPFVDEVVETLNLIIGS
- a CDS encoding Uma2 family endonuclease; the protein is MITSEGIVWNVADLELFPEDGKRYEIINGELFVTRAPHWKHQEVSGNVYSVLKDWSRKTGLGRSAVAPGIIFSATDSVIPDVVWASNQRLEECLDQSGHLTDAPELVIEVLSKGAKDKQRDLELKRKLYSSQGVQEYWILDYQQQQIKIYRREQAVLELTVTLLPKDTLTSPLLPEFSCVVRELFI
- a CDS encoding nucleotidyltransferase family protein codes for the protein MVYQTPKQSTQLQNILQKLRAYLPEIKDQYQIKTMGVFGSYVRGEEDDHSDIDVLVEFNQDIEFGLLTFCHLENQLSEKLGRRVDLVTKDGLKPRLGEDILKEVVYL